In a genomic window of Apteryx mantelli isolate bAptMan1 chromosome 2, bAptMan1.hap1, whole genome shotgun sequence:
- the LRRC14 gene encoding leucine-rich repeat-containing protein 14, with protein MCVCGGGSPRRAAPNPRAPHWPPLLPRSRAPAGAMHSLVFLCAQKLAGHHAAARATLDFLPKELYPVLFKAAFVDKRTLLLQDLVRTWPFPVLSFQKLLRKCRHCDRPLLQEKPSKLCVQTVILGVVAYLNDAMEDRHRGPSKRQCLQVLDMTGLQDDGIDHGPESMSLWSRTVTLAKACIDVSKHQSKCIKRTSKRRKGPYSSLVALPPPRPVSVEVRVDLFVNSTSYGVLKDALQGNAHSALRLKCRDFRAEELSIASTVGLLEFLDPASVRQVDLRFNNLGLSGLRVVLPHMAKFTNLVSLKLPYSNIDVRRLSAGMEGSLHYFAAQLGRLSRLKELNLGSSRLSGKLRQLLGDLQGPLESLELAFCYLLPNDLSYLSQSLHTPALKKLDLSGNNLSDSLLQPFQHLLREASSSLLHLDIMECRLTDAHLEALLPALCRCSCLRYLGVFGNPLSTQGLKNLLQRTAALADLRLVIYPYPVDCYAEDLPWPPSSSSLLNGSVDEERFSRVSAELQQMLLSSGRADAVWTTNLCRHSTLDYFNL; from the exons atgtgtgtgtgtggggggggatccCCTCGGCGCGCCGCCCCGAACCCGCGCGCCCCTCACTGGCCGCCTCTCCTCCCTCGCAGCCGGGCGCCCGCCGGCGCCATGCACTCCCTCGTCTTCCTCTGCGCCCAGAAGCTGGCGGGCCACCACGCCGCTGCGCGTGCCACGCTGGACTTCCTCCCCAAGGAGCTCTACCCCGTCCTCTTCAAGGCGGCCTTCGTCGACAAGAGGACGCTGCTGCTGCAGGACCTGGTGCGGACCTGGCCCTTCCCCGTCCTCAGCTTCCAGAAGCTGCTGCGCAAGTGCCGGCACTGCGACCGCCCGCTCCTCCAGGAAAAGCCCAGCAAGCTCTGCGTGCAGACCGTCATCCTCGGCGTCGTGGCCTACCTCAACGACGCGATGGAGGACCGCCACCGCGGCCCGAG CAAGAGGCAGTGCCTGCAGGTGCTGGACATGACGGGCCTTCAGGACGACGGCATAGACCACGGCCCGGAGAGCATGAGCCTGTGGTCCAGGACCGTGACGCTGGCCAAAGCCTGCATCGACGTCTCCAAGCACCAGAGCAAGTGCATCAAGCGCACCTCCAAGCGGAGGAAGGGCCCGTACAGCAGCTTGGTGGCCCTGCCACCCCCGCGGCCCGTTTCCGTGGAGGTCCGCGTGGATCTCTTCGTCAACAGCACGTCCTACGGGGTCCTGAAGGACGCCCTGCAGGGCAACGCTCACAGCGCCCTGCGGCTCAAGTGCCGGGACTTCCGGGCGGAGGAGCTCTCCATCGCCAGCACCGTGGGCTTGCTGGAGTTCCTGGACCCTGCCAGCGTGCGGCAGGTGGACCTGCGCTTCAACAACCTGGGGCTCTCGGGCCTCAGGGTGGTCCTCCCGCACATGGCCAAGTTCACCAACCTCGTCAGCCTGAAGCTGCCCTACAGCAACATCGACGTGCGGCGGCTCTCGGCGGGCATGGAGGGAAGCCTCCATTACTTCGCCGCTCAGCTCGGTAGACTGTCGCGCCTGAAGGAGCTGAATTTGGGTTCCTCCAGGCTTTCGGGAAAACTAAGGCAACTTCTTGG CGATCTGCAGGGCCCCCTGGAGAGCCTCGAGCTTGCCTTCTGCTACCTTCTCCCCAACGACCTCAGCTACCTGTCCCAAAGCCTCCACACCCCGGCGCTGAAGAAGCTGGACCTGAGCGGTAACAACCTCTCCGACTCCCTCCTTCAGCCCTTCCAGCACCTTCTGAGAGAGgcctcgtcctccctgctccacctggacATCATGGAGTGCCGCCTGACGGACGCGCACCTGGAAGCACTGCTCCCTGCGCTGTGCCGCTGCTCCTGCCTCCGCTACCTGGGCGTCTTCGGCAACCCACTCTCCACGCAGGGGCTCAAGAACTTGCTGCAGAGGACCGCGGCCCTCGCAGACTTGCGGCTGGTCATTTACCCCTACCCCGTGGACTGCTACGCCGAGGACTTGCcctggcctccctcctcctccagcctcttGAACGGCTCCGTGGACGAGGAGCGGTTCTCCAGGGTGAGCGCCGAGCTGCAGCAGATGCTGCTGAGCTCCGGCAGGGCCGACGCCGTCTGGACGACGAACCTTTGCAGGCACAGCACCCTGGACTATTTCAACTTGTAG
- the LOC136991364 gene encoding uncharacterized protein, translated as MTSLAGAARLPEAAAGWRRAAPPQVPAAPGARPSAADARRGAAAMPPKRKRSRRDLATTPPCCSAKAGASSRHRACARPHRRAPAPVHFPFSRLPEDCQLHVFSFLSEVEKCTAALVCGAWSRLIRTARLWRVADFTRLGALQPGVDVVLVSAGEFERWKAWVHRYAFHLASRRASPRLLRASFDLGDHDAKWAEFLSRFLDSVHCGELRELELNWTLTHLEPPDVHPPGACSMAQVSLAKMDQVSRFQALLEKLLGKAPGLARAKLPFDWSARSVATLTRFQHLHTLELKYFWSFKGVCPEIMRELTRALPRLKTLVLHVLVPVKDLGMSYALESRSLEYLDVSQSRGLVFCRLDLPALRALRVKKTVRGIILNRRTRLALQSRWSCLYSLLRAGTPNLRVFNNQPLLPHWREQPYKELDALLLQSCYCTQHSDTWLL; from the exons ATGACGTCACTGGCGGGCGCCGCTCGGCTCCCGGAAGCGGCGGCAggatggcggcgggcggcgcccccgCAG gtgcccgccgccccgggcgcccggcCAAGCGCCGCTGACGCCCGGCGGGGCGCAGCCGCGATGCCTCCGAAGAGGAAGCGCAGCCGGCGAGACCTCGCCACCACGCCGCCGTGCTGCTCCGCCAAGGCCGGAGCCAGCTCGCGGCACCGGGCCTGCGCCCGCCCGCACCGCCGAGCCCCGGCTCCGGTTCACTTCCCCTTCAGCCGCCTGCCCGAGGACTGCCAGCTCCACGTCTTCTCCTTCCTCTCGGAGGTGGAGAAGTGCACGGCGGCGCTGGTGTGCGGCGCCTGGAGCCGCCTGATCCGCACAGCGCGGCTCTGGCGGGTGGCCGACTTCACGCGGCTcggggcgctgcagccgggcgtgGACGTGGTGCTGGTGTCCGCCGGGGAGTTTGAGCGCTGGAAGGCCTGGGTGCACCGCTACGCCTTCCACCTGGCGTCGCGGCGCGCCAGCCCCCGCCTGCTGCGCGCCAGCTTCGACCTGGGCGACCACGACGCCAAGTGGGCCGAGTTCCTCTCGCGCTTCCTCGACAGCGTGCACTGCGGGGAGCTGCGCGAGCTGGAGCTCAACTGGACGCTCACCCACCTGGAGCCGCCCGACGTCCACCCGCCCGGCGCCTGCAGCATGGCCCAGGTGAGCCTGGCCAAGATGGACCAGGTGAGCCGCTTCCAGgcgctgctggagaagctgctggggaaggcgccgGGGCTGGCGCGCGCCAAGCTGCCCTTCGACTGGTCGGCGCGCTCCGTCGCCACGCTCACCCGCTTCCAGCACCTCCACACCCTCGAGCTCAAGTACTTCTGGAGCTTCAAGGGCGTCTGTCCCGAGATCATGCGGGAGCTCACCCGGGCGCTGCCTCGCCTCAAGACGCTCGTCCTCCACGTGCTGGTGCCCGTCAAGGACCTGGGCATGTCCTACGCCCTGGAGTCGCGCTCCCTGGAGTACCTGGACGTGTCGCAGAGCCGGGGGCTGGTGTTCTGCCGCCTCGACCTGCCCGCCCTGCGCGCCCTGCGGGTCAAGAAGACGGTCCGCGGCATTATCCTGAACCGGAGGACGCGGCTGGCGCTGCAGAGCCGCTGGAGCTGCCTCTACAGcctgctccgtgccggcaccccCAACCTCCGCGTCTTCAACAACCAGCCGCTGCTGCCTCACTGGCGGGAGCAGCCGTACAAGGAGCTGGACGCGCTGCTGCTCCAGTCCTGCTACTGCACCCAGCACTCGGACACGTGGCTGCTGTAA
- the C2H8orf82 gene encoding UPF0598 protein C8orf82 homolog: MRVPGALRLRLRPGGCGAAGPGPGYRQGQSPAPRTREYFYYIDHQGQLFLDDAKVKNFITCFKDVKFLAFFFKQLQLNRSGRYEADFPYVSPCGREHNFVRCDDRPIVFTQLLPGPGDAEVLSYCGGGDRLVVPFEPPRLAMLPENGRLYHPAPARAGGVGLVKSALAFEWSPCFEYRQGPAQPPTHFTWRGRRYDLTNELVPLIRAGAGGTS; encoded by the exons ATGCGGGTGCCGggggcgctgcggctgcggctgcggcccggcggctgcggggcggcggggcccgggcccggcTACCGGCAggggcagagcccggcgccgCGCACCCGCGAGTACTTCTACTACATCGACCACCAGGGCCAg ctTTTCTTGGACGACGCCAAAGTGAAGAACTTCATCACCTGCTTCAAAG ACGTGAAGTTCCTCGCCTTCTTCTTCAAGCAGCTGCAGCTGAACCGCAGCGGGCGCTACGAGGCCGACTTCCCCTACGTCTCACCCTGCGGCCGCGAGCACAACTTCGTCCGCTGCGACGACCGGCCCATCGTCTTCACCCAGCTGCTGCCCGGCCCGGGCGACGCCGAGGTGCTGTCCTACTGCGGCGGGGGCGACCGCCTCGTCGTGCCCTTCGAGCCGCCCCGGCTGGCCATGCTGCCCGAGAACGGGCGTCTCTACCACCCAGCGccggcccgggcgggcggcgtGGGGCTGGTGAAGTCGGCGCTGGCTTTCGAGTGGAGTCCCTGCTTCGAGTACCGCCAGGGCCCGGCGCAGCCGCCCACCCACTTCACCTGGCGCGGCCGGCGCTACGACCTCACCAACGAACTGGTGCCCCTCAtccgcgccggcgccggcgggacGAGCTGA